In a genomic window of Rhodobacter sp. 24-YEA-8:
- the iolE gene encoding myo-inosose-2 dehydratase, with product MKAKLGIAPIAWWNDDLAELSDDVSLEECLRQTSVAGFTGMETGRRFPMDMAELGPILDRFGISVCGGWFSGLLVDGDIEVEKDRIAEQMAFFIAAKAPCIVYGETARSIQGVRSAPLATKAKLTETEMAAYGRKISDFADWCAKQGMPISYHHHMAAVVETEPEIDLFLKHSSVPLLFDAGHLAFAGGDLMRVIDNHHARFTHVHTKDIRKSVIDGLDRTKESFLDAVIKGAFTVPGDGSLDFEAIVKALARKGYEGWFVVEAEQDPKISPPLEMAVKGHKELMRVMAAAGYEVAK from the coding sequence ATGAAAGCGAAACTTGGAATTGCCCCGATTGCCTGGTGGAATGACGACCTCGCGGAACTGTCGGATGATGTGAGCCTTGAGGAATGTCTGCGCCAGACCTCGGTCGCGGGCTTTACCGGCATGGAGACCGGCCGCCGCTTCCCGATGGATATGGCAGAGCTTGGGCCTATCCTGGACCGTTTTGGCATCTCGGTCTGTGGCGGCTGGTTCTCGGGCCTGCTGGTCGATGGTGATATCGAGGTCGAGAAGGACCGCATCGCGGAACAGATGGCCTTTTTCATCGCCGCCAAAGCGCCCTGCATTGTCTATGGCGAGACCGCGCGCTCGATCCAGGGTGTGCGCTCGGCGCCGCTTGCGACAAAGGCGAAGCTGACTGAAACCGAGATGGCGGCTTACGGTCGCAAGATCAGCGACTTCGCCGACTGGTGCGCGAAACAGGGGATGCCGATCTCCTATCACCACCATATGGCGGCGGTGGTCGAGACCGAGCCGGAGATTGATCTCTTCCTGAAGCATTCTTCTGTGCCGCTTTTGTTTGATGCCGGACACCTCGCCTTCGCGGGCGGCGATCTGATGCGGGTGATCGACAACCACCATGCGCGCTTCACCCATGTCCACACCAAGGACATCCGGAAATCGGTGATTGACGGCCTGGACCGTACGAAAGAGAGCTTCCTTGATGCGGTGATCAAGGGTGCCTTTACCGTGCCGGGCGATGGCTCGCTGGACTTTGAGGCGATTGTGAAAGCGCTGGCCCGGAAGGGCTATGAAGGCTGGTTCGTGGTCGAGGCAGAGCAGGATCCGAAAATCTCGCCGCCGCTGGAAATGGCAGTGAAGGGCCATAAAGAGCTGATGCGCGTCATGGCCGCCGCCGGCTATGAGGTGGCGAAATGA
- the iolD gene encoding 3D-(3,5/4)-trihydroxycyclohexane-1,2-dione acylhydrolase (decyclizing): protein MTGSTVRLTMAQALVRYLCNQFTEIDGQRVPLFAGVFGIFGHGNVTCLSEALEVVQDQLPTWRGQNEQSMALAAIGFAKAKQRRQLMVAATSIGPGAANMITAAGVAMANRLPVLLIAGDTFANRVPDPVLQQVEHYNNPSITVNDAFKPVVRYWDRIVLPEQIIQSLPQAVAVMLDPADCGPAFIGLAQDTQEVAYDYPEVFFEPKVWKIPRPRPDRDSVAQAAEVLKGAKLPLIISGGGVRYSRAEQALADFAAKRGIPVVETVAGKGAFTHDHPVHIGPVGILGSTSANELAREADVILAIGTRLQDFTTGSWTVFSKSAQFISLNAARFDAIKHRALSVVGDAKEGILELDAALGSWKADAGLLPRGKKLFAEWNRLLDSLQAPTDAAVPSYQQVVNVVNQAARPGDTLVTAAGGLPGEVVKGWRVKDPHTFDCEFGFSCMGYEIPAGWGAAMAQEGPGGTGGTPIVMLGDGTYMMGNSDIYSAALTGHKMIVIVCDNGGYAVINRLQQAKGVPGFNNLLKDCRIRDRNNPLHVDFVAHAKSMGAAAKHVESLADLPAALEWAYDQDGVTVLSIVTDAWTWTPGDADWDVGVPEVSTFESVRTARANQEKIRKQQRIGV from the coding sequence ATGACCGGATCTACTGTGCGCCTGACTATGGCGCAGGCCCTTGTTCGTTACCTTTGCAACCAGTTCACCGAGATTGACGGGCAACGTGTTCCGCTTTTCGCAGGTGTTTTCGGCATCTTCGGCCATGGCAATGTGACCTGCCTCTCCGAGGCGCTTGAGGTGGTGCAGGATCAGCTTCCGACCTGGCGCGGCCAGAATGAGCAGTCGATGGCGCTCGCCGCGATTGGATTCGCGAAAGCGAAACAGCGCCGTCAGCTGATGGTTGCGGCGACCTCGATCGGCCCGGGTGCGGCCAATATGATCACGGCGGCGGGTGTGGCTATGGCGAACCGGCTGCCGGTTCTTCTGATCGCGGGGGATACATTCGCGAACCGCGTCCCTGACCCGGTGCTGCAGCAGGTGGAGCATTACAACAACCCCTCGATCACCGTGAATGACGCGTTCAAGCCGGTGGTGCGCTACTGGGACCGCATTGTTTTGCCCGAACAGATCATCCAGTCGCTGCCCCAGGCCGTGGCCGTGATGCTGGACCCTGCCGATTGCGGCCCGGCTTTCATCGGTCTGGCCCAGGACACCCAGGAAGTGGCCTATGATTACCCGGAAGTCTTCTTTGAACCCAAAGTCTGGAAGATCCCGCGTCCGCGCCCCGACCGCGATTCGGTGGCGCAGGCTGCCGAAGTGCTGAAAGGCGCGAAACTGCCGCTGATCATCTCGGGCGGTGGCGTGCGCTATAGCCGTGCCGAACAGGCGCTGGCCGATTTCGCCGCCAAACGCGGTATCCCGGTTGTGGAAACCGTGGCCGGCAAGGGCGCCTTCACCCATGACCATCCGGTGCATATTGGCCCCGTGGGCATCCTCGGCTCGACCTCGGCGAATGAGCTGGCGCGCGAGGCGGATGTGATCCTTGCCATCGGCACCCGGCTGCAGGATTTCACCACCGGCTCCTGGACGGTATTCTCGAAATCAGCGCAGTTCATCTCGCTGAACGCGGCGCGGTTCGATGCGATCAAGCACCGGGCGCTCTCGGTCGTGGGCGATGCGAAGGAAGGTATTCTGGAGCTCGACGCGGCACTTGGCAGCTGGAAGGCTGACGCGGGTCTGTTGCCGCGCGGCAAGAAGCTCTTTGCGGAATGGAACAGGCTCCTCGACAGCCTGCAGGCTCCCACCGATGCGGCGGTACCCTCCTATCAGCAGGTCGTCAACGTGGTGAATCAGGCGGCGCGTCCGGGTGATACGCTCGTCACCGCCGCCGGCGGTCTGCCGGGCGAGGTCGTCAAGGGTTGGCGCGTCAAAGACCCGCATACTTTTGATTGCGAATTCGGCTTCTCCTGCATGGGATATGAGATCCCGGCGGGCTGGGGTGCCGCGATGGCGCAAGAAGGCCCGGGTGGCACCGGCGGCACGCCCATCGTGATGCTGGGTGACGGCACCTATATGATGGGGAACTCCGATATCTATTCGGCGGCGCTGACCGGCCATAAGATGATCGTGATCGTCTGCGACAATGGCGGCTATGCCGTGATCAACCGGCTGCAACAGGCCAAGGGCGTTCCGGGTTTCAATAACCTGTTGAAAGACTGCCGCATCCGCGACCGCAACAACCCGCTGCATGTTGATTTCGTGGCCCATGCCAAATCGATGGGTGCGGCGGCGAAACATGTCGAAAGCCTGGCCGACCTGCCGGCGGCTCTGGAATGGGCCTATGATCAGGACGGCGTGACGGTGCTGTCGATTGTCACCGATGCCTGGACCTGGACGCCGGGTGATGCCGACTGGGATGTCGGCGTGCCCGAGGTCTCAACCTTTGAATCGGTCCGCACCGCCCGTGCGAACCAGGAAAAAATTCGCAAACAGCAGCGTATCGGGGTCTGA
- the iolG gene encoding inositol 2-dehydrogenase, with translation MLRIAVIGTGRIGRMHAENIAAHPRAALAGVYDIHTPSAAEMAEKLGVTRFDSAEALIASKDVDAILIASSTATHADLIEAAVAAGKPALCEKPIDLSLARVNACAAKIKGTSVPIMLGFVRRMDKGHAGVQAAIASGQIGDLHQVIITSRDPDMAPDAYMEVSGGIFRDMTIHDFDMARFMLGEDVTEVSATGSRLVKPGLMEKLGDYDTVTVVLKTASGKQAIINNSRRAVYGYDQRVEAFGSKGMAISENHAMTKVRLFGAEFTEQAPPLLNFFIERYDDAFAAEIGAFVDAVENGTTPPMTFEDGRQALILAEAAIRSVAEGRTILTKDIG, from the coding sequence ATGCTCAGGATTGCAGTAATCGGCACGGGCCGCATTGGCCGCATGCATGCCGAAAACATCGCAGCACACCCGCGTGCGGCGCTCGCCGGTGTCTATGATATTCATACCCCATCTGCCGCCGAAATGGCCGAAAAACTGGGCGTGACCCGGTTCGACAGCGCCGAAGCGCTGATCGCCTCGAAAGATGTCGATGCAATTCTTATTGCCTCCTCGACCGCCACCCATGCCGATCTGATCGAGGCCGCGGTCGCTGCCGGCAAACCCGCTTTGTGCGAAAAGCCGATTGATCTGTCGCTTGCCCGCGTCAATGCCTGCGCTGCAAAGATCAAAGGCACAAGCGTTCCGATCATGCTCGGCTTCGTGCGCCGGATGGATAAAGGCCATGCGGGCGTGCAGGCGGCGATTGCCTCGGGCCAGATCGGTGATCTGCACCAGGTCATCATCACCTCGCGCGACCCCGACATGGCCCCCGATGCCTATATGGAGGTTTCGGGCGGTATCTTCCGCGACATGACCATCCATGATTTCGACATGGCGCGTTTCATGCTGGGCGAGGATGTGACCGAGGTTTCCGCCACCGGCTCGCGGCTGGTGAAGCCCGGCCTGATGGAAAAACTCGGCGATTACGACACCGTTACCGTGGTCCTGAAAACCGCGTCCGGCAAGCAGGCGATCATCAACAATTCACGCCGCGCGGTCTATGGCTATGACCAGCGGGTCGAGGCCTTCGGGTCAAAAGGCATGGCGATCTCGGAAAACCACGCCATGACCAAAGTGCGGCTCTTCGGGGCCGAGTTCACTGAACAAGCGCCGCCGCTCCTGAACTTCTTCATCGAGCGTTATGACGATGCTTTTGCCGCCGAGATCGGCGCCTTTGTCGATGCGGTCGAAAACGGCACCACGCCACCAATGACCTTTGAAGACGGTCGCCAGGCGCTGATCCTCGCCGAGGCTGCGATCAGGTCGGTGGCCGAAGGCCGCACCATCCTCACGAAAGACATCGGTTAA
- a CDS encoding NAD-dependent succinate-semialdehyde dehydrogenase, whose protein sequence is MYDNFGLFTGGAWIPGATTGEVYSPVTGASLGAVAFASVAQTRAALDKAAAAQDLLRAMGGFGRADALHRAADEMIRRTEEGARMISLETGKPIAQAGREWVLACDQFRWYAEEARRIYGRIVDSRVPGGRFEISHEPVGIVGAFTAWNFPAALPARKLAPALAAGCPVVLRPSSQTPGVAMVMVDCLRAAGLPDGAVGLVVGSTADTYAPIMADKRVRKVSLTGSTRVGQQMIRDAAQTVKKVSMELGGNAPLIIFDDADLEAALDLSVATKYANAGQVCVTADRFFVHESLHDAFVEGFTARAAKIRVGDGLDPETGMGPLINAGRLTEIEAIVADALKAGATLKHGGRRPAHLNKGHFYEPTVLTEVTDDMRVFAEENFGPIAAISRFSTEEEVISRANASDMGLSAYAFTRSADRARRVTAALKSGMVGINSFALAASEAPFGGTNQSGMGREGGSEGIRDYLDTKLAQILF, encoded by the coding sequence ATGTACGACAATTTCGGCCTGTTCACAGGTGGCGCCTGGATCCCCGGCGCCACAACGGGAGAGGTGTACTCTCCGGTCACCGGCGCCTCCCTCGGGGCTGTTGCCTTCGCCTCGGTCGCGCAGACCCGTGCGGCGCTGGATAAAGCCGCCGCCGCGCAAGACCTCTTGCGCGCCATGGGCGGTTTTGGCCGCGCCGACGCACTGCACCGGGCCGCCGATGAGATGATCCGCCGCACGGAGGAAGGCGCGCGGATGATCTCGCTCGAGACCGGAAAGCCCATCGCCCAGGCAGGCCGGGAATGGGTGCTCGCCTGTGATCAGTTCCGCTGGTATGCCGAAGAGGCGCGGCGGATCTATGGCCGGATCGTCGACAGCCGGGTGCCAGGCGGACGGTTCGAAATCAGCCATGAACCGGTCGGCATCGTGGGCGCTTTCACCGCCTGGAACTTTCCCGCAGCTTTGCCCGCACGCAAACTTGCACCGGCGCTTGCCGCCGGGTGCCCGGTGGTGCTGCGCCCGTCTTCGCAGACGCCGGGCGTTGCCATGGTGATGGTCGACTGCCTGCGCGCGGCTGGTCTGCCGGATGGGGCCGTGGGTCTGGTGGTGGGGTCCACCGCCGACACCTATGCGCCGATCATGGCGGATAAACGGGTGCGCAAGGTCTCGCTTACCGGGTCAACCCGCGTCGGCCAGCAGATGATCCGCGACGCGGCGCAGACGGTGAAAAAGGTCTCGATGGAGCTCGGCGGCAATGCGCCGCTGATCATCTTTGATGATGCCGATCTCGAGGCCGCGCTCGATCTTTCCGTCGCGACGAAATACGCCAATGCGGGTCAGGTCTGTGTGACTGCCGACCGTTTCTTCGTGCATGAAAGCCTGCATGATGCCTTTGTCGAGGGCTTCACCGCGCGCGCGGCAAAGATCAGAGTGGGTGACGGGCTTGACCCCGAAACCGGCATGGGCCCGCTGATCAATGCCGGGCGTCTCACCGAGATCGAAGCCATCGTTGCCGATGCGCTCAAGGCAGGGGCGACCCTGAAACATGGCGGCCGCCGCCCCGCGCATCTGAACAAAGGCCATTTCTACGAGCCGACCGTCCTCACCGAGGTCACCGACGATATGCGGGTCTTTGCTGAAGAAAACTTTGGCCCCATAGCCGCGATCTCGCGCTTCTCGACCGAGGAAGAGGTCATCTCCCGGGCCAATGCCTCTGATATGGGGCTTTCGGCCTATGCCTTCACCCGCTCGGCTGATCGCGCCCGGCGTGTCACGGCTGCGCTGAAATCCGGCATGGTCGGGATCAACAGCTTTGCCCTTGCGGCCTCCGAAGCGCCTTTCGGCGGCACCAACCAGTCCGGCATGGGCCGCGAAGGCGGGTCCGAAGGGATCCGGGACTATCTCGACACCAAACTCGCCCAAATCCTGTTCTGA